In Sander lucioperca isolate FBNREF2018 chromosome 12, SLUC_FBN_1.2, whole genome shotgun sequence, one DNA window encodes the following:
- the tpk2 gene encoding thiamin pyrophosphokinase 2 isoform X1 yields MANSAWSEKILQLLRRMNNFYLPGSCRPHCFRFEINEAQVGWVPPQVASLLARYPEVFTPPHGGAVSLCPSLDTYGRRSEAVDAVLQTMRQEGNLTCLKGWRDEKYSVMSKFSDPPMMWMERAATSLFGVKRYGVHINGYTVSEGGEVSMWLARRSPTKQTYPGLLDNVAAGGLAAGVGIKHTLVKECQEEACIPAVIAEKAHPVTTVSYTYEEEDGVFAESQFAFDLELPREFKPRVGDGEVQDFYLLPIDKVKELLATDDFKPNCAMVVLDFLIRHSFIEPDTEPCYQEFVAGLHQTLE; encoded by the exons ATGGCTAATTCTGCCTGGTCAGAGAAAATACTCCAACTCCTCCGCCGAATGAATAACTTTTATTTACCAG GCTCCTGTCGCCCTCACTGCTTTAGGTTTGAGATAAACGAGGCACAAGTAGGTTGGGTTCCTCCTCAGGTCGCTTCACTGCTGGCCCGGTACCCGGAGGTGTTCACTCCGCCACACGGAGGCGCAGTGTCGCTGTGTCCCAGCCTGGACACCTACGGGAGGAGATCCGAGGCTGTGGACGCTGTCCTGCAAACTATGAGACAAGAGGGCAACCTAACCTGCCTCAAAGGATGGAGAGATGAG AAGTACAGCGTGATGTCGAAATTCTCTGACCCTCCTATGATGTGGATGGAGAGAGCCGCTACAA GTCTTTTTGGGGTGAAGCGGTATGGAGTCCATATCAACGGCTACACAGTCAGTGAGGGTGGGGAGGTCAGCATGTGGCTGGCACGACGCTCCCCGACTAAACAGACGTACCCTGGGCTGCTGGACAATGTG GCAGCAGGCGGTCTGGCTGCTGGTGTTGGCATCAAACACACTCTGGTCAAAGAATGTCAGGAGGAAGCATGCATCCCAGCAGTCATTGCTGAGAAGGCTCATCCTGTGACCACAGTAAG CTACACCTACGAGGAAGAGGACGGGGTGTTTGCAGAAAGTCAGTTTGCCTTTGATCTGGAACTTCCTCGGGAGTTCAAGCCCAGAGTAGGTGACGGAGAGGTGCAGGATTTCTACCTTCTGCCCATAGATAAG GTGAAAGAACTGCTGGCCACTGACGACTTCAAACCCAACTGTGCCATGGTGGTCTTGGACTTCCTCATTAGACACTCCTTTATCGAGCCAGACACAG AACCATGCTATCAGGAATTTGTGGCAGGACTCCATCAGACATTAGAGTGA
- the tpk2 gene encoding thiamin pyrophosphokinase 2 isoform X2 yields the protein MANSAWSEKILQLLRRMNNFYLPGSCRPHCFRFEINEAQVGWVPPQVASLLARYPEVFTPPHGGAVSLCPSLDTYGRRSEAVDAVLQTMRQEGNLTCLKGWRDEYSVMSKFSDPPMMWMERAATSLFGVKRYGVHINGYTVSEGGEVSMWLARRSPTKQTYPGLLDNVAAGGLAAGVGIKHTLVKECQEEACIPAVIAEKAHPVTTVSYTYEEEDGVFAESQFAFDLELPREFKPRVGDGEVQDFYLLPIDKVKELLATDDFKPNCAMVVLDFLIRHSFIEPDTEPCYQEFVAGLHQTLE from the exons ATGGCTAATTCTGCCTGGTCAGAGAAAATACTCCAACTCCTCCGCCGAATGAATAACTTTTATTTACCAG GCTCCTGTCGCCCTCACTGCTTTAGGTTTGAGATAAACGAGGCACAAGTAGGTTGGGTTCCTCCTCAGGTCGCTTCACTGCTGGCCCGGTACCCGGAGGTGTTCACTCCGCCACACGGAGGCGCAGTGTCGCTGTGTCCCAGCCTGGACACCTACGGGAGGAGATCCGAGGCTGTGGACGCTGTCCTGCAAACTATGAGACAAGAGGGCAACCTAACCTGCCTCAAAGGATGGAGAGATGAG TACAGCGTGATGTCGAAATTCTCTGACCCTCCTATGATGTGGATGGAGAGAGCCGCTACAA GTCTTTTTGGGGTGAAGCGGTATGGAGTCCATATCAACGGCTACACAGTCAGTGAGGGTGGGGAGGTCAGCATGTGGCTGGCACGACGCTCCCCGACTAAACAGACGTACCCTGGGCTGCTGGACAATGTG GCAGCAGGCGGTCTGGCTGCTGGTGTTGGCATCAAACACACTCTGGTCAAAGAATGTCAGGAGGAAGCATGCATCCCAGCAGTCATTGCTGAGAAGGCTCATCCTGTGACCACAGTAAG CTACACCTACGAGGAAGAGGACGGGGTGTTTGCAGAAAGTCAGTTTGCCTTTGATCTGGAACTTCCTCGGGAGTTCAAGCCCAGAGTAGGTGACGGAGAGGTGCAGGATTTCTACCTTCTGCCCATAGATAAG GTGAAAGAACTGCTGGCCACTGACGACTTCAAACCCAACTGTGCCATGGTGGTCTTGGACTTCCTCATTAGACACTCCTTTATCGAGCCAGACACAG AACCATGCTATCAGGAATTTGTGGCAGGACTCCATCAGACATTAGAGTGA
- the gmeb2 gene encoding glucocorticoid modulatory element-binding protein 2, which yields MASSEVSMQEMGDIVIVTIPETAAEDLPSVVEEDKAVLVTAELTPQPGEEILTVAPVEEAEAEASGADSLSREEAVIVKLSEEVDVEADVFYPITCGDTRATLVWKKFVCPGINVKCVQYNEQLISPKEFVCLAGKSTLKDWKRAIRLNGTMLRKIMDSGELDFYQHTKVCSNTCRSTKIDLVGTKVSISSDQSAELVPATPSSSDLNGAAASFPEVEETSEWVTAIGEDSVAFWRAVKEAGLLDEVVEDFQKELQEVLKGLQERVCDPPLQVKDAVLLNNIVQNFGMLDLVKKVLASHKSQMDRYREQYTRSLAALEQQCDEHRKRAKELKSKSQHLNNVLMTLTPVPAPPTPKRPRLTRAISGPASVNAAPAQITLPLNQLSGLPLGKVLTVAGAPPGTNLGGYTFLTSSLSGSELASDGSNLTVLSAAAGQEGAVGGSPASAAAFVKVVGPQFQLVTLPAGLQSLAMAQCGVQQQVGSVSVMDATATAADDSQEEGQAVADGDDDSQTEQAKEGDGEQPEQQQ from the exons ATGGCGTCATCAGAGGTCAGCATGCAGGAAATGGGCGACATTGTGATCGTCACCATCCCAGAAACAGCGGCAGAGGACCTCCCCTCTGTGGTGGAGGAGGATAAAGCCGTGCTGGTGACGGCAGAGCTGACTCCTCAACCTGG GGAGGAAATCCTCACAGTAGCACCGGTGGAAGAAGCAGAAGCTGAGGCCAGCGGAGCAGACTCGCTGTCGAGGGAAGAGGCCGTCATTG TGAAGTTATCTGAGGAGGTGGATGTGGAAGCTGATGTTTTCTACCCGATCACCTGTGGAGACACCCGAGCCACGCTGGTCTGGAAGAAGTTTGTCTGCCCTGGGATCAATGTCAAATGTGTCCAG TATAATGAGCAGCTCATCAGCCCCAAGGAGTTTGTGTGTTTAGCAGGGAAATCCACTCTGAAGGACTGGAAGAGAGCCATCCGCCTCAACGGCACCATGCTCAG GAAGATCATGGACTCGGGGGAGCTGGACTTCTACCAACATACAAAGGTCTGCTCCAACACGTGCCGCAGCACTAAGATAGACCTGGTGGGAACCAAAGTGTCCATCAGCAGCGATCAGTCTGCCGAGCTGGTTCCTGCCACCCCCTCGTCATCTGATT TGAACGGAGCAGCGGCCTCGTTTCCAGAGGTGGAGGAAACGTCCGAGTGGGTCACAGCCATCGGAG aggACTCTGTGGCGTTCTGGCGTGCGGTGAAGGAGGCTGGGCTGCTGGATGAGGTGGTGGAGGACTTCCAGAAGGAGCTGCAGGAGGTGCTGAAGGGGTTGcaggagagagtgtgtgacCCACCCCTTCAGGTCAAAG atgctGTTTTGCTCAACAACATAGTGCAGAACTTTGGGATGTTGGACCTAGTGAAGAAGGTCCTGGCCAGCCATAAGAGCCAGATGGACCGTTACAGAGAGCAGTACACTCGCAGCCTCGCCG CTCTGGAGCAGCAGTGTGACGAGCACAGGAAGCGAGCCAAAGAGCTGAAGAGCAAATCCCAGCACCTCAACAACGTCCTGATGACCCTCACCCCGGTCCCTGCGCCCCCTACGCCTAAGCGCCCGCGGCTGACCCGCGCCATCTCCGGCCCGGCCTCGGTCAACGCCGCCCCCGCCCAGATCACTCTGCCTCTCAACCAGCTGTCCGGCCTGCCGCTGGGCAAGGTGCTGACGGTGGCTGGAGCCCCGCCCGGCACCAACCTGGGCGGGTACACCTTCCTGACCTCCTCGCTCTCTGGGTCCGAGCTGGCATCCGACGGCTCCAACCTGACCGTGCTGTCCGCGGCGGCAGGTCAGGAGGGCGCAGTCGGCGGCTCCCCGGCCTCCGCCGCAGCCTTCGTTAAAGTAGTCGGCCCTCAGTTCCAGCTGGTGACGCTGCCGGCCGGGCTGCAGAGCTTGGCCATGGCACAATGCGGCGTCCAACAGCAGGTCGGCAGCGTCAGCGTGATGGATGCCACGGCGACCGCTGCAGACGATTCTCAAGAGGAAGGCCAAGCGGTTGCTGACGGCGATGATGACAGTCAGACAGAGCAGGCTAAAGAGGGAGACGGGGAGCAGccggagcagcagcagtga
- the pdyn gene encoding proenkephalin-B: MEWYVLVLMLSLPSSLRADCSSQCEKCVQQLLSPDAVFSSLSCSAECADQPQRCGRGAPGLADFSQDEAAAEEESQRADLVKRYGGFIKRIDRNKNKIFASPWRDNFIVKYGALPEKYEDLWKTLGERDVDAPRDADDVPEDRALHTYVKRYGGFLRKFGPKSKRSSYAEQESQEPEELHKRYGGFLRRIRPKLNNLKWDKRYGGFLRRNFKISARSAEEPYYAYDELSL, translated from the exons ATGGAGTGGTATGTCCTGGTGCTGATGCTGAGCTTGCCTTCCTCCCTCCGCGCAGATTGCTCTTCACAGTGTGAGAAATGCGTGCAGCAGCTCCTCAGCCCCGACGCCGTCTTCAGCAGCCTG TCGTGCAGTGCGGAGTGTGCGGACCAGCCGCAGAGATGCGGCCGCGGGGCTCCGGGGCTGGCCGACTTCAGCCAGGATGAAGCCGCTGCGGAGGAGGAGAGCCAGCGGGCGGATCTGGTCAAACGCTACGGCGGCTTCATCAAGAGGATCGAccggaacaaaaacaaaatcttcGCCTCTCCGTGGCGCGACAATTTCATTGTGAAGTACGGAGCGCTGCCCGAGAAATACGAGGACTTGTGGAAGACGCTGGGGGAGAGAGATGTAGACGCGCCGCGGGACGCAGACGATGTTCCGGAGGACCGCGCGCTTCATACTTACGTTAAACGTTACGGCGGCTTTTTACGCAAATTCGGCCCAAAGTCGAAGAGGAGTAGTTACGCGGAGCAGGAGAGCCAGGAGCCCGAGGAGCTGCACAAGCGCTACGGGGGCTTCCTGAGGAGGATCCGACCGAAGTTGAACAACCTGAAGTGGGACAAGCGTTACGGAGGCTTTCTGCGCCGCAACTTCAAAATCTCTGCGCGCTCAGCCGAGGAGCCATATTACGCCTATGATGAGTTGAGCCTATAG